From a region of the Campylobacter showae genome:
- a CDS encoding YolD-like family protein — protein MNKDRAKIFSSFNPLSTLEKALKAQEREKSEKLDLDESKIEEILNKISKLKPADKVKITYHDGQGYVSIEGLVSNVNLMDKSLTVVKTRVKFDDIYAVEVVS, from the coding sequence GTGAATAAGGACAGAGCCAAAATCTTTAGTTCGTTTAACCCTCTTTCAACCCTAGAAAAAGCTCTAAAAGCGCAGGAGCGAGAAAAGAGCGAAAAGCTAGATCTGGACGAGTCTAAGATAGAAGAGATCCTAAACAAAATAAGCAAACTAAAACCCGCCGACAAGGTAAAAATCACATACCATGACGGGCAGGGCTACGTGAGTATAGAAGGGCTGGTTTCAAACGTAAATTTGATGGATAAAAGCTTAACGGTAGTAAAAACGAGGGTCAAATTTGACGATATTTACGCGGTTGAGGTTGTTTCGTGA
- a CDS encoding glycosyltransferase family 9 protein translates to MRILIELPTWLGDAVMASAAVETIAKHAAVGAGNLTGKFADLGERDFSFSSQNFGSVTQEIQIFKNGAANLDDKFDADCGVNLTASERENQNLEKLADEPVKIVFFGSFAACELFKAHPNCECAIVDNSKKAKFRLWRLFWQARNLGKFDAAFSFRSSFASKVLLYGARVERKFVFQKSKDGAHQVQKYLKFVKAALNLKRADDKLKLYFEPRKFDAPVLGLNPGASYGSAKRWYPAYFAQVALYFKDEFKIMIFGGAGERDMCEQIERILRQNGAACENIAGKTSVRELCENIGGIGQSGGIFVTNDSGPMHIAAVYKTPTIALFGPTRFTQTCPWRNENARILHLNLECMPCMKRVCPLKTHACMKDLSPQAVIETIEREFFAKSQGD, encoded by the coding sequence GTGCGAATCTTGATTGAGCTACCGACCTGGCTGGGCGACGCCGTGATGGCAAGCGCCGCAGTGGAGACTATCGCAAAGCACGCGGCGGTTGGCGCGGGAAATTTGACGGGCAAATTTGCGGACCTGGGCGAACGAGATTTTAGCTTTTCGTCGCAAAATTTCGGCTCGGTAACGCAAGAAATTCAAATTTTTAAAAACGGCGCAGCAAATTTGGACGATAAATTTGACGCGGATTGCGGCGTAAATTTGACGGCGAGTGAGCGAGAAAATCAAAATCTAGAAAAATTAGCCGATGAGCCCGTTAAAATCGTATTTTTCGGCTCATTTGCGGCGTGCGAGCTTTTTAAAGCTCACCCAAACTGCGAATGCGCCATCGTTGATAACAGCAAAAAGGCTAAATTTAGGCTCTGGCGGCTATTTTGGCAGGCTAGAAATCTCGGTAAATTTGACGCGGCGTTTAGCTTTAGAAGCTCGTTTGCGAGCAAGGTTTTACTTTACGGGGCGCGGGTGGAGAGAAAATTTGTTTTTCAAAAGAGCAAAGACGGCGCGCATCAGGTGCAAAAATACCTAAAATTCGTCAAAGCGGCGTTAAATTTAAAACGGGCGGACGACAAGCTGAAGCTTTACTTTGAGCCGCGCAAATTTGACGCTCCAGTACTCGGGCTAAATCCGGGAGCTAGCTACGGAAGCGCCAAACGCTGGTACCCGGCCTACTTCGCACAGGTGGCGCTATATTTTAAAGACGAGTTTAAGATTATGATTTTTGGCGGCGCGGGCGAGCGGGATATGTGCGAGCAGATCGAGCGAATTTTACGCCAAAACGGCGCGGCGTGCGAAAATATAGCGGGTAAAACGAGCGTGCGGGAGCTTTGCGAAAATATCGGCGGCATCGGACAAAGCGGCGGGATATTCGTCACGAACGACAGCGGCCCGATGCATATCGCAGCAGTCTACAAGACGCCTACGATCGCGCTTTTTGGGCCGACGAGATTTACGCAGACCTGTCCGTGGCGCAACGAAAACGCTCGCATCCTGCACCTAAATCTAGAGTGCATGCCCTGCATGAAGCGCGTCTGCCCACTAAAAACCCACGCCTGCATGAAAGATCTCTCACCGCAAGCCGTCATAGAAACGATCGAGCGAGAGTTTTTTGCAAAATCGCAAGGAGATTAG
- a CDS encoding polysaccharide deacetylase family protein, protein MSVSVLMYHHVLKKGGFIASSVEDFASQMRFLAEAGYKTLSAAEFTLYKKGELAVPKKSVLITFDDGWKDNYVYAYPILREFGLRATIFLVTQWIERASMRRGEFIELTHSEYKKAAPQRPQDVFLNLNEIAAMRDVFDFHSHTHTHFDEYFGALPPEENFARCREFMRKNLGIEDRLLCWPRGKYDENLMRLARQAGYEAFFTTQRGINRPDGDLSAIKRIAAKKDAAWLKRTLFIYQNDILGGIYSKIKK, encoded by the coding sequence TTGAGTGTTAGCGTTTTGATGTATCATCACGTTTTAAAAAAGGGCGGATTTATCGCCTCTAGCGTAGAGGATTTTGCCTCTCAGATGCGGTTTTTAGCGGAGGCGGGCTACAAAACTCTAAGCGCGGCGGAGTTTACCCTGTACAAAAAAGGCGAACTGGCCGTGCCTAAAAAAAGCGTCCTCATCACCTTTGACGACGGATGGAAGGATAACTACGTCTACGCTTACCCGATCTTGCGCGAGTTTGGGCTACGGGCGACGATATTTTTAGTGACGCAGTGGATCGAGCGCGCGAGTATGCGGCGGGGCGAGTTTATTGAGCTAACTCACTCTGAATACAAAAAAGCAGCGCCCCAGCGCCCGCAGGACGTGTTTTTGAACCTTAACGAGATAGCTGCTATGCGGGACGTTTTTGACTTTCACTCGCATACGCACACGCATTTTGACGAGTATTTCGGTGCGCTCCCGCCTGAGGAAAATTTCGCTCGGTGCCGCGAGTTTATGCGCAAAAATTTGGGCATCGAGGATAGGCTTTTGTGCTGGCCGCGCGGCAAATACGACGAAAATTTGATGCGTCTAGCTAGGCAGGCCGGTTACGAGGCGTTTTTCACGACGCAGCGAGGTATAAACAGACCAGACGGCGACCTATCGGCTATCAAGCGCATCGCCGCTAAAAAGGACGCTGCGTGGCTAAAGCGCACGCTTTTTATCTATCAAAACGACATTTTGGGCGGGATATACTCGAAGATAAAAAAGTAA
- the gmhA gene encoding D-sedoheptulose 7-phosphate isomerase: MKTLEMIKSELEGHLATIKATFALENDIKKACETAVATLKAGGKILLCGNGGSAADAQHIAAELTGRYKTERGALAGIALTTDTSALTAIGNDYGYEFVFSRQLEALGREGDLLIAISTSGNSGNVVKALELARKIGIKTIGLSGRTGGAMNELCELNLVVPSNDTPRIQEMHIMIGHIICQAIDDAF; encoded by the coding sequence ATGAAGACTCTTGAGATGATAAAAAGCGAGCTAGAAGGACATCTAGCTACGATAAAGGCGACCTTTGCGCTAGAAAACGACATTAAAAAAGCCTGCGAAACGGCGGTAGCGACGCTAAAGGCGGGCGGTAAAATTTTACTTTGCGGAAACGGCGGAAGCGCTGCAGACGCGCAGCATATCGCAGCCGAACTAACGGGTCGCTATAAAACCGAGCGCGGCGCGCTAGCTGGCATAGCTCTAACGACCGATACTTCCGCGCTCACGGCGATCGGCAACGACTACGGATATGAGTTTGTTTTCTCGCGTCAGCTGGAGGCTCTGGGCCGCGAGGGCGATCTGCTCATTGCGATCTCTACTAGCGGAAACAGCGGTAACGTCGTAAAGGCGCTCGAGCTCGCGCGTAAAATCGGTATCAAAACCATTGGACTAAGCGGCCGCACGGGAGGCGCGATGAACGAGCTTTGTGAGCTAAATTTGGTCGTGCCGTCAAACGATACGCCGCGCATCCAAGAGATGCACATAATGATAGGGCATATCATCTGCCAAGCCATCGACGATGCGTTTTAG
- a CDS encoding glycosyltransferase family 4 protein, giving the protein MKKIVFLRLDLDAIGGAQRYLSRLVKALKDSGVACETRGFNGSKKLSSWIKALLFNSQAKRQKGADEIYFSLERITCADIYRAGDGVHKVYMKTKPFWFTNPLNFVVPYLEKRTFKNAKKIIANSNFIKRQICETYGIAEEKIAVVYNGVNLPMRVQKGSAKLALCEEFGLDFHLPTLLFVGSGFKRKGAEEFLRIAARLKTRVNCLIVGRDKNAARYKNLAKELGLNAVFTGAQKSAARFYEGSELFLFPTAYEPFSNVVLEALSYGCVAITTAQNGAAEILPGEFVMSSPQDYGICALIDDILNDDERLAMLQERNLALASEFSIEKNANATLEIIRANLD; this is encoded by the coding sequence ATGAAAAAAATAGTATTTTTAAGGCTCGATCTGGACGCTATCGGCGGGGCGCAGAGATATCTCTCAAGGCTCGTTAAAGCCCTAAAAGACTCGGGCGTTGCGTGCGAGACGCGCGGATTTAACGGCAGCAAAAAACTAAGCTCGTGGATCAAAGCCCTGCTTTTTAACTCGCAAGCAAAGCGGCAAAAAGGCGCGGACGAGATTTATTTTAGCCTTGAGCGCATCACCTGCGCCGATATCTACCGCGCGGGTGACGGCGTGCATAAAGTCTATATGAAAACCAAGCCTTTTTGGTTCACAAATCCCCTAAATTTCGTAGTTCCCTACCTTGAAAAGCGTACTTTTAAAAACGCTAAAAAAATCATCGCCAACTCAAATTTCATAAAGCGTCAAATTTGCGAGACCTACGGCATCGCCGAGGAAAAGATCGCAGTCGTCTATAACGGCGTAAATTTGCCTATGCGCGTGCAAAAAGGCTCGGCAAAGCTCGCTCTTTGCGAAGAATTCGGGCTTGATTTTCACCTACCGACGCTGCTGTTTGTGGGAAGCGGCTTTAAACGCAAGGGCGCGGAGGAGTTTTTACGCATCGCGGCTCGTCTAAAAACCCGCGTAAACTGCCTGATCGTCGGCCGCGACAAAAACGCCGCCCGCTACAAAAATCTAGCCAAGGAACTCGGCCTAAACGCCGTATTTACGGGCGCGCAAAAAAGCGCGGCGAGATTTTACGAGGGCAGCGAGCTCTTTTTGTTCCCGACGGCGTACGAACCGTTTTCAAACGTCGTTTTAGAGGCGCTTAGCTACGGCTGCGTCGCTATTACAACCGCTCAAAACGGCGCGGCGGAGATACTACCGGGGGAGTTTGTGATGAGCTCGCCGCAAGACTACGGCATCTGCGCTCTGATCGACGATATCCTAAACGACGACGAGCGGCTAGCAATGCTACAAGAACGAAATTTGGCGCTTGCTAGCGAGTTTAGTATCGAAAAAAACGCGAACGCGACGCTGGAGATCATACGTGCGAATCTTGATTGA
- a CDS encoding DNA repair protein: MKTQTPAYAVIDLKSFYASVECVERGLDPFETNLVVADASRGEGSVCLAVSPALKALGVKNRCRLFEIPKNIKYIIASPRMQFYIDYAAKIYGIYLKYVAKDDIYVYSIDEAFIDLTSYLEFYKLEARAMAKMIMDDILKTTGVTPTCGMGTNLYLAKIALDILAKHSEDNIAFLDEALYKEKLWTHQPLNDFWRIGKQTRAKLERYGIFCMKDMANAPFSLLERVFGIDAYIALDHANGIEPTTIADIKAYKPSTKSYFSSEILPRDYERLEALIVLKEMTDRLALKMINEEVRASGLTINIKFADKNEPAQRATVRFKTPSNIASVLMDAAQELYLKKIKNAGLIRQIGISANDVVKESKTERSLFEEENAKEKTVLKTLNQIKEKYGKNSILRAIDLLPEATGRDRNKKIGGHKSGE; the protein is encoded by the coding sequence ATGAAAACCCAAACTCCAGCCTACGCCGTCATCGATCTAAAATCCTTCTATGCCTCGGTCGAGTGCGTGGAGCGAGGGCTTGATCCCTTTGAGACGAATTTAGTCGTCGCAGACGCCAGCAGGGGCGAGGGTAGCGTGTGTCTAGCCGTTAGCCCCGCACTAAAGGCTCTTGGCGTAAAAAACAGATGCAGGCTGTTTGAAATACCTAAAAATATAAAATATATAATTGCGTCGCCCAGGATGCAGTTTTACATCGACTACGCGGCTAAAATTTACGGCATATACCTAAAATACGTAGCCAAAGACGACATCTACGTCTACTCCATCGACGAGGCCTTTATCGACCTCACCTCGTATCTAGAATTTTATAAACTAGAAGCTAGAGCCATGGCAAAGATGATAATGGACGACATCCTAAAAACCACGGGTGTAACGCCGACCTGCGGCATGGGGACGAATCTATATCTAGCCAAAATAGCCCTTGACATCCTAGCCAAACACAGCGAGGATAATATCGCTTTTTTAGACGAAGCTCTCTATAAAGAAAAGCTCTGGACGCACCAGCCGCTAAATGATTTTTGGCGCATAGGCAAGCAAACTAGGGCTAAGCTTGAGCGATACGGGATATTTTGCATGAAGGATATGGCAAACGCTCCTTTTAGCCTGCTTGAGAGAGTTTTTGGTATCGACGCCTACATCGCGCTAGATCACGCAAACGGTATCGAGCCCACCACTATAGCTGACATCAAAGCCTATAAGCCCTCAACCAAATCCTACTTTAGCTCGGAAATTTTACCAAGAGACTACGAGAGGCTGGAGGCTCTAATCGTGCTAAAAGAGATGACCGATAGGCTAGCTCTAAAGATGATAAACGAGGAAGTGCGGGCTAGCGGGCTCACGATAAATATCAAATTCGCCGATAAAAACGAACCCGCGCAAAGAGCAACGGTAAGGTTTAAAACGCCTAGCAATATCGCTAGCGTGCTCATGGATGCAGCACAAGAGCTATATCTAAAAAAGATAAAAAACGCAGGCCTCATCAGGCAAATCGGCATATCTGCAAACGACGTCGTAAAGGAGAGCAAAACCGAAAGAAGCCTCTTTGAAGAAGAGAACGCAAAAGAAAAAACGGTGCTAAAAACCCTAAATCAGATAAAAGAAAAATACGGCAAAAACTCTATCCTAAGAGCTATCGACCTGCTACCCGAAGCCACCGGCCGAGATAGAAATAAAAAGATAGGAGGGCACAAAAGCGGTGAATAA
- a CDS encoding glycosyltransferase family 4 protein, which yields MKKILFVDTGREYGGGTKSFLYLLRGLAAQQKYELCAFFETDYEAGGRKISQIIEEVGAEFIKFEPKKQPSKPKKELLRALGRQMLAKYLYKKDYDYALCLLRQVRPDILHLNNHFSTNLAYIAAANALNIAVVQHLRKNSAVEPFKLEILKQLKFTPVCVSNATYDFYAAQINMPKNVVYNPVEAPVLKREKSEASENLSRSRSNLKNSGDDKNGTLKAKFDAEKINIVMPANFLTLKGHELVFDALVGLKRSDVKVYFAGGGELKADAKAKFDALIRSGKAEYLGFVSKMDEIYAACDYVLGFSSDEGLPRVVIEALGCGLGAVYSDIAVIREIYEISSKKQDFFIVQRSSDALLACFESLRKPSSKSPDDAVIKAFSIENYLRGIDRIYSEL from the coding sequence TTGAAAAAGATTTTGTTCGTCGATACGGGGCGAGAATACGGCGGCGGGACGAAGAGCTTTTTGTATCTTTTGCGGGGGCTTGCCGCTCAGCAAAAGTACGAGCTATGCGCGTTTTTTGAGACTGATTACGAGGCGGGCGGACGCAAAATCTCGCAAATCATCGAAGAGGTCGGGGCGGAATTTATAAAATTTGAGCCAAAAAAGCAACCCTCAAAGCCAAAAAAAGAGCTTTTGCGCGCGCTTGGTAGGCAAATGCTGGCAAAATACCTATACAAAAAAGACTACGACTACGCGCTTTGCTTGCTACGGCAGGTGCGGCCCGATATCCTTCATCTAAATAATCACTTTTCAACCAATCTCGCCTATATCGCCGCCGCAAACGCCCTAAATATCGCGGTAGTCCAACACCTGCGTAAAAACTCGGCCGTCGAGCCCTTTAAGCTTGAGATTTTAAAGCAGCTAAAATTTACGCCCGTTTGTGTTTCAAACGCTACTTACGATTTTTACGCCGCGCAGATAAATATGCCTAAAAACGTGGTTTATAATCCCGTAGAGGCGCCAGTTTTAAAGCGGGAAAAATCTGAGGCGAGCGAAAATTTGAGCCGTTCTCGGTCAAATTTAAAAAATAGCGGCGACGATAAAAACGGCACCCTAAAAGCCAAATTTGACGCCGAAAAAATAAATATCGTAATGCCTGCAAATTTCTTGACGCTTAAAGGTCACGAGCTCGTTTTTGACGCGCTTGTGGGGCTAAAAAGAAGCGATGTAAAGGTCTATTTTGCAGGCGGAGGCGAGCTAAAAGCGGACGCGAAAGCCAAATTTGACGCGCTGATAAGATCAGGTAAGGCCGAGTATTTAGGCTTTGTTTCCAAGATGGACGAGATTTATGCCGCGTGCGACTACGTGCTTGGATTTTCCAGCGATGAGGGACTGCCCAGAGTCGTCATCGAGGCGCTTGGTTGCGGGCTTGGTGCGGTGTACTCTGATATCGCCGTCATAAGGGAGATTTATGAAATCTCCTCTAAAAAGCAAGATTTTTTTATAGTTCAAAGAAGCTCGGACGCGCTTTTAGCCTGCTTTGAGAGCCTGCGCAAACCCAGCTCAAAAAGCCCCGACGATGCCGTTATAAAGGCATTTAGCATAGAAAATTATCTTCGCGGGATAGATAGGATATATAGCGAACTTTGA
- a CDS encoding glycosyltransferase family 9 protein: MKLFESAARLILHFKSVRKTQLVTQSVQTVCFFSNTALGDTIFNTPVFRVFRQNFPHVRTVALLNPSTAPLFKTDPNIDEILLYDGKKGGFLRALSQLKKIKPDIIFILHSNEPQATPLAVLSGAKYVFKLPNAGNKFSPFHSNAPEPYGDERYVVLNRLEQLKFVGIESRDTRLNLYLRDEDFARVDEMLKKDGKRKFIGFQMGASTVSRQWFWQRWRELAGIILERTDAVIVLTGSPVERAMTAQLDEELRSAHVIDAAGKFSLREAAALIARLDVLVTPDTGPLHVAAALKTPTIGLFAVASPVNSNPDFDENIHKFIKKPRTCSPCVGKNCKFQECMLQIEAREVWEILKEMI, from the coding sequence ATGAAGCTCTTTGAGAGCGCGGCGCGGCTTATTTTGCACTTTAAAAGCGTGCGCAAAACGCAGCTGGTTACGCAGTCCGTCCAAACGGTCTGTTTTTTTAGTAACACCGCGCTTGGCGATACGATTTTTAACACGCCCGTTTTTCGCGTTTTTCGGCAAAATTTCCCGCACGTACGCACTGTCGCGCTACTAAATCCATCTACCGCGCCGCTTTTTAAAACCGATCCGAATATCGATGAAATTTTGCTTTACGACGGCAAAAAAGGCGGTTTTTTACGCGCTTTATCGCAGCTAAAAAAGATAAAACCGGACATCATCTTTATCCTGCACTCAAACGAGCCGCAGGCCACTCCGTTAGCCGTTTTAAGCGGGGCCAAATACGTCTTTAAGCTGCCAAATGCCGGCAATAAATTTAGTCCCTTTCACTCAAACGCGCCCGAGCCATACGGAGATGAGCGATACGTCGTACTAAACCGCCTCGAACAGCTTAAATTCGTAGGTATCGAAAGTCGCGACACGAGGCTAAATTTGTATCTGCGCGATGAGGATTTCGCCCGCGTCGATGAAATGCTAAAAAAAGACGGCAAACGCAAATTTATCGGCTTTCAGATGGGGGCTAGCACGGTTTCCAGGCAGTGGTTTTGGCAGCGTTGGCGGGAGCTGGCGGGAATTATTTTGGAGCGCACGGACGCCGTCATCGTGCTAACGGGCAGCCCCGTCGAGCGAGCGATGACCGCGCAGTTAGACGAGGAGTTAAGAAGCGCGCACGTGATAGATGCGGCGGGTAAATTTAGTCTGCGAGAGGCTGCCGCGCTGATAGCTAGGCTTGACGTGCTTGTCACGCCCGATACCGGCCCGCTGCACGTCGCAGCCGCGCTAAAAACGCCTACGATCGGGCTTTTTGCCGTCGCTTCGCCCGTAAACTCAAACCCTGATTTTGACGAAAATATCCATAAATTTATCAAAAAGCCGCGCACCTGTTCGCCTTGCGTCGGCAAAAACTGCAAATTTCAGGAGTGCATGCTGCAAATCGAGGCGCGCGAGGTCTGGGAGATACTAAAGGAAATGATTTGA
- a CDS encoding glycosyltransferase family 4 protein, producing MKKTDKINILELESSLGFGGQEHRTQRVINGLNKDKFKVFYALNPGSKSFEKPIDCEFVEFNLSKVYNIFEIFKICRFVREKGISIIATHSGKDGNIGAIVAKLTGAKVVRTRHLQTPIRSAFSYNVNDKIVAVSNAVKAQLISQGVRGNLIDVIYTGVDTARFNPNFAKDIKAELNLSPNCVVVGIVAVLRAAKNHQLLFEAFSELDLPNTALVVVGDGPQEENLKKIKTPNIYMLGSRTDVSEFLGSFDVFVLPSKMEALGTALLEAQSCGVPCIGSDAGGIGEAISSGKTGLLFKNGDKESLKVAIKTLIEDAALRAKFSANAREFIVRNFSIETMVAQTEAMYEAL from the coding sequence ATGAAAAAGACGGACAAAATCAACATCCTAGAGCTTGAAAGCTCGCTAGGATTCGGCGGTCAGGAGCACCGCACGCAGCGCGTCATAAACGGACTAAATAAGGATAAATTTAAGGTATTTTACGCGCTAAATCCCGGCTCAAAAAGCTTTGAAAAGCCCATTGATTGCGAATTTGTGGAATTTAATCTGAGCAAGGTTTATAATATTTTTGAAATTTTTAAAATTTGCCGTTTCGTGCGCGAAAAAGGTATCTCGATCATCGCCACGCACTCTGGCAAGGACGGCAACATCGGCGCGATCGTCGCAAAGCTAACGGGCGCTAAAGTAGTGCGCACCAGACACCTGCAAACGCCGATCAGATCGGCATTTAGCTACAACGTAAACGATAAAATCGTAGCCGTCTCAAATGCCGTAAAAGCCCAGCTCATCTCACAGGGCGTGCGGGGAAATTTGATAGACGTTATCTATACTGGCGTGGATACGGCAAGGTTTAATCCAAATTTTGCCAAAGATATCAAAGCAGAGCTAAATTTGAGCCCAAACTGCGTCGTAGTCGGTATCGTGGCGGTTTTGCGCGCGGCGAAAAATCACCAGCTCTTGTTTGAAGCTTTTAGCGAGCTAGATCTACCAAATACCGCTCTAGTCGTGGTCGGCGACGGTCCGCAGGAGGAAAATCTAAAAAAAATAAAAACGCCAAACATCTATATGCTAGGCTCGCGCACCGACGTGAGCGAGTTTTTGGGCAGTTTTGACGTTTTCGTGCTACCTTCAAAGATGGAGGCGCTAGGCACGGCGCTACTGGAGGCGCAGTCGTGCGGGGTGCCTTGCATCGGTAGCGACGCGGGCGGTATCGGTGAGGCGATAAGCAGCGGCAAAACGGGGCTTTTGTTTAAAAACGGCGACAAAGAATCGCTCAAAGTGGCTATAAAAACGCTGATAGAAGACGCTGCGCTTCGGGCGAAATTTAGCGCGAACGCGAGGGAATTTATCGTGCGAAACTTCTCGATAGAGACGATGGTCGCGCAGACGGAAGCGATGTATGAAGCTCTTTGA
- a CDS encoding glycosyltransferase family 9 protein — protein MKILLVRNDNIGDLICTTPAIEALRKAHPRAQIDIVVNSLNACVVRGNPFLSKIYIYTKPKHVKGAAAKVRAFWGKCKILLQIRREKYDATVIFRSAYSPSAAIFARAAAAKTTIGAAKQNEGGSLITHKLSFNPPPHEVLLCYELAAPLGAKFDGEKTLYVPSFKSEKFKDFVFFHVSSRVEQNRMDEAKILRILGFLKQNFGRVAISAEDAKLGEKVAREAGVEFASTASLDELAGYIWAAKFVLTLDGGVAHLAPALGVKTVLVLGKTDASRWAPIYGGAECAVLQSASKNAQDAADEEIYEAVKNI, from the coding sequence GTGAAAATTTTGCTCGTTAGAAACGATAACATCGGCGATCTCATCTGCACGACGCCAGCGATTGAAGCGCTGCGAAAGGCTCATCCGCGCGCGCAGATCGACATCGTGGTAAATAGCCTAAACGCATGCGTCGTTCGCGGCAATCCATTTTTAAGCAAAATATATATCTACACTAAACCAAAGCACGTAAAAGGAGCGGCGGCAAAGGTGCGAGCGTTTTGGGGGAAATGTAAAATTTTGCTTCAAATTCGCCGCGAAAAATACGATGCGACGGTGATTTTTAGAAGCGCCTATTCGCCTTCTGCCGCCATATTTGCCAGAGCCGCCGCAGCTAAAACGACGATAGGAGCGGCAAAGCAAAACGAGGGCGGGTCGTTGATAACGCATAAACTAAGCTTTAATCCGCCTCCTCACGAGGTGCTGCTTTGCTATGAGCTAGCCGCACCGCTGGGAGCGAAATTTGACGGGGAAAAGACGCTTTACGTACCGAGCTTTAAAAGCGAGAAATTTAAGGATTTCGTATTTTTTCACGTCTCCTCAAGAGTAGAGCAAAACCGTATGGACGAGGCTAAAATTTTACGGATTTTGGGATTTTTAAAGCAAAATTTCGGACGCGTAGCCATTAGTGCCGAGGATGCGAAACTAGGCGAAAAAGTAGCGCGAGAAGCGGGCGTGGAGTTTGCCTCGACTGCGAGCCTAGATGAACTTGCAGGCTACATTTGGGCGGCTAAATTTGTCCTCACGCTTGACGGCGGCGTAGCGCATTTGGCTCCCGCGCTTGGCGTAAAAACGGTGCTGGTGCTTGGTAAAACGGACGCCTCTCGCTGGGCTCCGATTTACGGCGGAGCGGAGTGCGCTGTGCTGCAAAGCGCTAGTAAAAATGCGCAGGACGCGGCGGACGAGGAAATCTACGAGGCGGTCAAAAATATATGA
- a CDS encoding glycosyltransferase family 9 protein translates to MIYFLIYLLIYPYLFAMKKLKFKGEKGKILLIQTAKIGDYANSTVIFEKLGKFDVLIDEINLAFAKHDSRIEKIFTINDVKRKKTSKIGLALELFSRGYESVYVLMPNSLNLFLARCTLAKNIVAVHHYAASSDFALLALGMKKVPHTLQDLTLLTYLKTVGESTLKYEKYLQQPLVVPRENIVKSGKFKIGVSLSAGNKMKTPPKKTWEKIFEIFAKFDCEVYIFGVGEEAALLQNLLAENTDEKQTENPSDRQICADLTSNNASEIYGDLENVSGEQSKAQICSEKGISSGSNLSSQICDTYVKKFGENELKIISLIGKIKLEELPFYLSQMQLYASSDTGNYYVADSVRTPTICLMGPCFASEQRGVADSLVISSRLPPVSSVFKTMRDIDASAFFELSDQNLADIEAFVKVRYISYLSREDNFLC, encoded by the coding sequence TTGATATATTTTCTCATTTATTTGCTGATTTACCCGTACCTTTTTGCTATGAAAAAACTAAAATTTAAAGGCGAAAAAGGCAAAATTTTACTCATCCAAACCGCAAAAATCGGCGACTACGCAAACTCAACCGTGATTTTTGAAAAGCTGGGCAAATTTGACGTGCTAATCGACGAGATAAACCTAGCCTTCGCAAAACACGACAGCCGAATAGAAAAGATATTTACGATAAATGACGTAAAGCGTAAAAAAACCTCAAAAATTGGACTCGCGCTTGAGCTTTTTTCGCGCGGCTACGAGAGCGTCTACGTGCTGATGCCAAACAGCTTAAATCTCTTTTTGGCGCGCTGCACTCTAGCTAAAAACATCGTCGCCGTGCATCACTACGCTGCCTCCAGCGACTTTGCCCTGCTGGCGCTCGGTATGAAAAAAGTGCCGCACACTCTGCAAGATCTCACGCTGCTAACCTACCTAAAAACTGTCGGCGAGAGCACGCTAAAATATGAAAAATACTTGCAACAACCGCTCGTTGTTCCGCGCGAAAATATCGTAAAAAGCGGTAAATTTAAGATCGGCGTGAGCCTAAGCGCGGGCAATAAAATGAAAACGCCGCCAAAGAAAACTTGGGAGAAAATCTTTGAAATTTTCGCTAAATTTGACTGCGAGGTTTATATTTTTGGCGTAGGCGAGGAGGCAGCGCTGCTACAAAACCTGCTCGCGGAAAATACGGACGAAAAGCAGACAGAAAATCCTAGCGACCGACAAATTTGCGCGGATTTGACTAGCAACAACGCGAGCGAAATTTACGGCGATCTTGAAAATGTAAGCGGCGAGCAATCAAAGGCTCAAATCTGCAGCGAAAAGGGCATTAGCAGTGGGTCAAATTTGAGCTCGCAAATTTGCGATACTTACGTAAAAAAATTCGGCGAAAACGAGCTAAAAATCATCTCTTTGATAGGTAAAATCAAGCTTGAGGAGTTGCCGTTTTATCTCTCGCAGATGCAGCTTTACGCGAGCTCAGATACGGGCAACTACTACGTCGCAGATAGCGTGCGCACGCCCACGATCTGCCTGATGGGGCCTTGTTTTGCCAGCGAGCAAAGAGGCGTCGCCGACTCACTCGTGATCAGCTCGCGTCTGCCGCCCGTTAGCTCCGTGTTTAAAACCATGCGCGATATCGACGCGAGCGCGTTTTTCGAGCTTAGCGACCAAAACCTCGCAGACATCGAGGCCTTCGTCAAAGTTCGCTATATATCCTATCTATCCCGCGAAGATAATTTTCTATGCTAA